The sequence below is a genomic window from Methylocystis sp. IM3.
GCCGTCGCCGCCATTGTTTCCCGGCCCGCACAGCACCAGCACGCGGCGCCCGCTGGTGCGCTGGAGAATGCGGCTCGCGACGCGCGCAATCGCGACGGCGGCGTTCTCCATCAGATCCATGCTCGGCACGCCGCTGTCGATCGTGAGGCGATCGGCGCGGGCCATTTGCTGGGTCGTCAGAAGTTCGAGTGGGAAGGGACTGAGCGGCATGATGCGCGGATGGTGACCGATGGCGGCGGTCCGCGCAATGGGCGGCGCCCAATCCGTGACGCTTGCGCCTCAATATTTGGCGCCACATTTCGCCGTGCCGCGCTTTCAGCTATGGAAAAGGCGATGCTGACCGCCGTTATCCTCGCCCATGGAAAGCCCGCCGCCCCGCTGCGCCGCGACGCCATTGCGCGCAGCCTCGCCTCTCTCGTCGAATCATGCGTGCAGGGCCTCGTGGCGGACGCCGTGCTGGTCGGCGCGCCCGAGCGCGGACTCGAGGCCATTGCCGACGAAGCCGGCTGCGCGCTCGTCGAAACCGCCACGGCCGAAGAAGGTCTCGCGCGCGGCCTGGACGCCGCGCGCCGCGACCGCATTCTTCTGCTTTGCGCCGGCAATGCCGTTGAGCGCGGCTTCATTGACGAGATCGACGATGTTTTCGTCCATGGCGCGCCGGACACTGTCCTGGTGCTGCGTCTCGCGCCGCATTCCTTGCTGACGCGTCTCGCGCCGCGCCTGTCCGAGCCGGTGGGCGTCATCGCCCCGAAAAGCGCGCTGCGCGCCGCAGCCTCCGCCGATCTCGGGAGGCTCGCCAGAAAGCTCGGCTGCGCGGAACTTTCCTGCCGCGCGCGCCGAACCTATTAGCTCTCACCGATTGAAGGTGTTGCAGTCGTCGATCCGGCCGCTCTTCAGGCCGCGCAGCAGCCATTCGGTACGCTGCGCCGAAGAGCCGTGGGTGAAGCTGTCGGGCACCACATAGCCGCGCTGCGCGCGCTGGAGACGATCGTCGCCGATGGCCTGGGCCGAGGCGACGGCCTTCTCGATGTCGCCCTCCTCCAGGAAGTGCTGGCGCGCATTGCCATTGTTGGCCCACACGCCCGCGAGGCAATCCGCCATCAGCTCGACGCGAACCGAGAGGGCGTTGGCCTCGCCGCGGCTGCCGGCGCGCGCCTGGGCGCGCTGCACCTTGGGCAGAATGCCGAGCAGATTCTGGATGTGGTGCCCCATCTCGTGAGAAATGACATAGGCATAGGCGAAATCGCCGCCCCCGCCGAAGCGCTGCTTCATGTCGCGGAAGAAGGAGGTGTCGAGATAGATGCGCTGGTCGAGGGGGCAGTAGAACGGACCCATCGCCGATTGCGCAGTCCCGCATCGCGAACTGGTCGCGCCGTCGAAGAGCACGAGCCGGGGCGCGCGGAACGCAACGCCCTCCTGCTGCGGCAGGATTTGCGACCAGACCTGCTCATTGGAGCCCACGACCTTGGAGACGAATTGCCCCATCTGATCGGCCGGCTGCGACGCCTCGCGGGTGCGGTCCTCCCGCTCCACGCGGTGGCCGCCGCCCATGCGGCTCAGCATGTCGGCCCCGCCGATCAGGAGCGAAGGATTGATGCCGAGCGCCCAGCCGAGGATGCCGAGAATGACGATGGTGCCGAGCCCGATGCCGCCGCCGCCCCCTGACGGGCCGCCGAACATGCCACCGCCCTCGCCCCGGCGGTCCTCGATA
It includes:
- a CDS encoding transposase, which translates into the protein MLTAVILAHGKPAAPLRRDAIARSLASLVESCVQGLVADAVLVGAPERGLEAIADEAGCALVETATAEEGLARGLDAARRDRILLLCAGNAVERGFIDEIDDVFVHGAPDTVLVLRLAPHSLLTRLAPRLSEPVGVIAPKSALRAAASADLGRLARKLGCAELSCRARRTY
- the ypfJ gene encoding KPN_02809 family neutral zinc metallopeptidase, encoding MKWEDLQTSENIEDRRGEGGGMFGGPSGGGGGIGLGTIVILGILGWALGINPSLLIGGADMLSRMGGGHRVEREDRTREASQPADQMGQFVSKVVGSNEQVWSQILPQQEGVAFRAPRLVLFDGATSSRCGTAQSAMGPFYCPLDQRIYLDTSFFRDMKQRFGGGGDFAYAYVISHEMGHHIQNLLGILPKVQRAQARAGSRGEANALSVRVELMADCLAGVWANNGNARQHFLEEGDIEKAVASAQAIGDDRLQRAQRGYVVPDSFTHGSSAQRTEWLLRGLKSGRIDDCNTFNR